Genomic segment of Arachis hypogaea cultivar Tifrunner chromosome 16, arahy.Tifrunner.gnm2.J5K5, whole genome shotgun sequence:
CTGAGAACCTGATCGATCTTATTGTTCAGTGCTATTCCTCGGCTGAAATAAAAGTTCTTTGGAATGGGATTCCCTCCTCCTCTTTTTTTCCTTCTAGAGGTGTTCAGCAAGGTGATCCTATTCCACCGTACCTATTTGTTCTCTACATTGAACAGTTGGCCCAGATTATCTCTATTGCAGTTTATAATAACCTATGAGTTCCTATCATGCTTCGTCGTGGACGTCCAAAGTTGTCGCACCTTTATTTTGCTGATGATATTGTGCTTTTTGGTGAGGCATCTTTGGAGCAGGTGGGTCTGATTAGAGgtattttcgattttttttgtcaaaaagtgAGTTATGAGAAATCTTGTATTTTTTTCTCCGATAATGTGTCATTACTAGGAAGTTAGAAATGAGTGAGACCCTTGGTATGCGTTTGACCTCTAATTTGGGAAAGTATATTGGTGTTTCCTTGCTTCATGGGTGAACCAAGAAGGATGATTTTTACTTTATTGAGGAGAGGATGCAGAGTAGACTGAGTGTTTGGAAGGTAAGAAATCTATCTTTAGCTGCACGAGTAACATTAACACAATCTACTTTAGCTACCATTCCATCATACATTATGCAAATCATGAAGCTTCCTTTGAGCATGTGACAAAATTGACAAAATTTGTCGAAATTTTATTTTGGGCGGTGATTCTAATGGGAAGAAGCCTCATCTAATCAACTGGGATAGAATATGACAACCCAAGCAGCAAGGGGTCTAGGCCTGAGATCGGCTAGGatcctaaataacacaaatataaAGAAACTAGCATGGAAGCTAATTCATGACAAGGAGACCTTGTGGGTAAGGGTTTTGAGGAATAAATATGGCAGTTGTGATACTGTTGTTTTAAAAATAACCAGACCCCAATCCTATTTTAATGTGTGGAAGAGAATCTGTCAAGTTTGGAAGCGGTTTCAAGGGAACCCTATTTGGAGATTAGGTACTGGTAATACAACTCGATTATGGGTTGACCACTGGCTGCCTGACATTCATCAGCTTGTTGATTTTGTTCAGAATGGTGCATCAGAAGATAGGTTGGACAATGGAGTTTGTGACTATATGTTAGGGATTCGAATTGGGATCTTAATCACATTTTGGAGTTACTGGGAGAGGACTAGGCTCCCATTTTTACAGCAACGAAATCTCCTAAGGCGAGCTTCGGGGATGACCAAGTGGCTTGGTTACACTCAGTGAATGGCTTCTTTTTCATTAAGTCGGCCTACTCCATTTATCTGGAAATCCCTGAGAACTTGGGTGCTACTTTGGTTTTGAAGGTATGGAAGCTTAATGCCCTCAAAGAATCCAAGCTTTTTGTTGGCTGGTTGCAACTGATGCCTTATTCACCAACGTTCTGCGATTTAGAAAGAGAATGGCTCAAGATGATATTCGTAGTATCTGTGAAAACTCCCTTAAATCTATGCTCCATGTCTTCCGTGATTGTAGAATTGCGTAAACGATGTGAAAGAACATAGACAATTTTAGAGTATCACTTTTGggaattgatttaaaattaaaatttgcattaaaattaattgataaaaaaattaataaaatttttttactcgtataattatgtttataaaataattaaaaataatataaaattttaattgaattaaaaCTAACTATTAAAAGGATAAATTTTATGTGTCATAAATATTTATGTGTCATTTTATAGaatccaaaataaaattaaaattaaaactaccaTTGAAGatgttttaattatgttttttgagtaaagtattgtttttgttcctaacatttggggtaagtcccaaagttgtccctaacatttcaatcgtgctatttaagtctttaacgtttcaaaattgactcaatgttgtcctgccgttagggatccgttaacagaattgacggcgggataaaattgagacaattttgaaacgttagggacttaaataggacgaaaactttggggacaaaaacgatatatagaaataaattttaattttatcttttaataatatcaattttttcctGTACATGGTATTcagttattttttaatcacatctaagtaaattacacttaatcacattattttcattctaaataaattattttttttataattttactcttaaagatttttagttatcataaaatatttttagaatgactagtatataaacttgcggaaaaaaaataatatatatacaataaaatataaattataccttttgtctctaatgtatcaaaattctttaaaattataaaaaaataaatttatttaaaatgaaagtaatgtgattaagtgtaatttacttagatgtgagtaaaaaataattaaatactaagtacagtaaaaaattaatattaattgaaagataaaataaattaaaatttatttttatgtatcatttttgtccccaacgtttttgtcctatttaagtctctaacgtttcaaaatcgtctcaattttgtcccgccctcaattctgttaacagatccctAACGGCATGAtaatattgagtcaattttgaaacgttaaggacttaaataggatgattaAAATGTTAGgaacaactttgagacttaccccaaatattgaagacaaaaacgatattttactctattttttttctatatacgaCTTTAAATTCAAAactatttattaagaaaagaacgTATTTttcaatgatattttttaaatttagattttttaaatttagattttttatttgagataataaaatataatctctcatttttaaatatttttttattttatctataaaataaataataaaaaattatattttattttctaaaataaatctaaaatttaaaagattcaaatACTATTTTTTACACATGCGCGTTGCACATTTAACGCAAACATAGTTTATGTTTCAGTTGGGTTAGTTGAAAAGTTCTTGCTAGCATTACAACGAAGGGAAATGTTTTCTGTAAGgcgattataataaaaataagttaaaagtgCACATACGTTACAAGcatttaaaattcatattttagaaGTTTGTATGACGGAGTATAAAGAGAAATCTCACATACTCGTgtcactttttaatttagatatagaAGAGAGAAGgatataaaattcaattataaaatatataggtaCTTTACGTAATTATAGTATTGGAAGCTAAAATTAAACTGTTCGATTTATAAAAGGTATAAAAATTGAATTGTACGAGTACAAATTGAATTTTTcgatttatgtttaaaaaattaaaaaaaaaaaataggatacaTAAATCGGACTATCTAATTTATatactctaaattttttaaacacaaatcggagagtcttatttatatacatcccacaattttaaaaaatacctaaaattacaataTTAAGATATATCATACCTCtcacttttatatataaattttttagccCATTCGTGTTATTAGGTGCCAACTGATAAATATACTAAATTTTactaaaatcaaatataaaaaaatgtaataaaataatttttatattaaataaattactattttagtttcTAATGTTTcgactaaattttaatttcatctttaatattttaaatgttttatttttatctcaaaaattttaaataagatcgatattattttattgttaaataTGATACATATAGTTAATAGAATGAGTGACATAGATATTAATAATGttattatttaagttatatttttttattaatatgtgttaaaaaatataaccaattttttttgtaatatttttttttcatttttcttcttgtagaaaatctcaaattttattttttgaacaatGAAGCTCAACACAACATAGTGGCAATTATCAATActcttaatttaaataaaaaatttatattagtaattgTTGGTTGATCAATTTTACTTATGTATTGAAATCGGCCATTATTAGCTCTTCAATATACTAATTGTTTACATCAAATTTAACAGTAAGACAATATTAAACccatttaaaactttttaatattaaaacaagatatttaaaacgtcaaaaattaaattatgatttacGTTAAATATCAATgatcaaaataatactttactttcTCATATTTTACATTTATGACAAATGTGTTATATCCTTGACACAAAATATAcgaaaatatctaaaagatttaaataaatttttaattaaatagtggatttggtaaaaaaaattacaaaaataaattaaaagtgatTTAATAGTGTAACTCAGgaagatatatattaaaaaagttgagtaatttaaattaggaaaataatatATGTATCCTCCTAAACCACGCCATATCTTAGACATTAAATTTCCACACAAGAAATATACCAAGTGCTATATATGATATAGTGTTATGTATATGGTTTTACTTTTACCGTTTTAGTAAGGAGGTAGTTTACAGTTTTGTTTGTAATTTTTTCAGGAAGAAACTCCAAAGGATATTCATAAGGATTCAGAAGATAGATATCGAACATGGTATTTTCCAAAGCATGACTTTACACTGATGATGCTGTGGAGCAGGTTTATAATAGTTGGCGAGGAACAAATGATAAATGGTTCAGCGTCTGGAACCTTTGATTTGCAGTTAGACAAGGTAGATGATGATTGGGCTAGAGAGCTACCTAACTTAGACTACGCCATAATCTCAGGTGGACACTGGTTTTTCAGAGTGATGTACCTCCATGAAGGTGACAACCTTGTAGGATGTGTGTACTGTGGCCAACCTAATGTGACAAGCTACAACAGTGATTTCCCGCTGAGAAAAGCGTTTCGAACGGCATTCAATTATATTAACAACGGTTGCAAGGAGTGTGGGAAATTGGTGACGGTATTGAGGACATTCGCACCGGCACACTTTGAGAATGGAGCATGGAACACTGGAGGGTATTGTAACAGGACAGGTCCTGCTAGCGAGTCAGAGGTTGATCCAGGGTTGTTTGAATGGCAAGTGAGGAATGCTCAAATGGAGGAGTTTGAGAAAGCAAGAAAAGAGGGGATGGAGAAAGGGCAGAGTTTTGAGGTGTTGGATGTGACTGTGGCAATGATGATGAGACCAGATGGGCACCCTGGGGACCATTGGGGTAACAAATGGATGAGAGGTTATAATGATTGTACTCATTGGTGTTTGCCTGGTCCTGTTGATTTGTGGAGTGAGTTGTTGCTGGCAATTCTCAATAAACGTACAAATTTAAGTCCTCGAGGTAATATCAAATCATAAATAATACAAGCAATTATTACACCATGTTTTCCTTCCATTATTCTCTAGGAAATTAGTCATTTTTTACCCCCTAACTCGTGACATTGACGTGTAGATTTGTATTCAACACCATGAATTAAGTGAGAAGTAGAGTGTTTTTTTTTCATACTATTGTTAAGATAGAAACTAATTTCATTATGATATGCTCAGTTGGTGATATacttgaaaatagaaattaatgacgatgatgatatatatatatgccgCTATGATcaagaaaactaaaaaattttggcagcacacATTTTATCCTTGGCAAATTgaatcaagaaaaataaaaaaaattgcgaTTCGTCCCTCTCGTTTTTGTGTTATTGTAATTTGTCCCActtatttggatttttttttatttcagttgataaatttagaaaaatacaaATTAGGCCATATTAATGAATTTCGCCATAACAGGCCCATATTTAAGTTTTTTAACCTTTTCAAGATCCAACATTACTATAATGCTACCATTGACACATATAAGATAGGGTTATTCGTTCAAATCTTGGTGCATGCACCAAGTATTGAATATGAAACCTTAAGTGTTATATGGGTGAGTGTGTAGTGTAGGTGTGTTGTGTTACCTAAGATTGGGAGTTGTCCAATtcacttgaccaaaaaaaaaaagataaggtcATTTTTGTATATATGAGTATAACTATGTTATGGTGATTACAGTGACTATAGTATTTTTAAAAGTGTTACTTAAAAAAggtattatcaaaatataaaaattaaaaaattcacctATAAGATAATGATTTCTCTGCCAAtccttattaaattaaaaaattttatgaaaatttttttcttaaaaaatataattttaaataaaataaatgaaagcaaAAATGCAGAAAGAGACATGAGAGGTAATATGAAAAAGTGAATAGTAACTCTCCAtggaaaaagtaaaagaaaatataGGAGATAATACACACCCCATTCACACATAAACatcttaaaaaattaattctaaattaaatttaaaaatcagattTTAAATTAAGTAAGAATAATCAGGCTCTGAATTTGCATAATTAGAATTAGACAACGTAATCCTCACTAAACACATACTCACATCATGTCCTCGTTTGCTCTCATTGTGTCACACTCTGTCGCTCAGACATCTGTTACTCCTCCTTCACAGTGCACTATTGTGCTGGTGGAGCTCTCATGCAAGGTGCATGTCCTTTCCTTTTCTGTTGTCGGTGTCATCGCTGCAGGAAAAAGGCCCGCTAGTGACGTGATTGCGCGAGATCCCCGTGGCGGCGCTGCTGCTGTGTCCGCctctcttgttctttttttttttggatgttttttcatgtaatttgaattttttttatataattttgatttttttgtatattatGGACGTTTTTCGTCCTTTAGTAAAAAATGTATCCGGGTTAGAATGCAGATGTTTCTTTTACTAAGAAAGAAACATTCAATTACAAACAAAGAAACATCCAATTAAAAGAAACATCCACAACCCCTTGAGAATAAATTTAatgtgatttaaatttttttcgatgtgatttagatttttttatgtaaagtggatgttttttttatataatttggatatttttttatataatttagatattttttaaccCCTTCAGAatgaatttaatataattttgaattttttcgatgtgatttggatatttttcatgtaattgGGTGGCGCGATGTCGACGGCTTTGAAAGGGGAAGAGGCAGCACGACACAGtagtgacaatgtttctatataggaatttttgacttctttgagcaatgGCGTTAGCTAggagttctgcctcgatccattttgtgaaatagtctacccccactatgaggaatttgacttgtcctgatccttgggggaagggtccgagaagatcgagtccccattttgcgaatggccagggtgaggttacgctgatgagctcctctggcggggcgatgtgaaagttggcatgcttctgacatggtggacatttcttcacgaattctgttgcttctttttgtaaggtcggccaatagaatccagctcggagtacTTTCTTGAGGAGTgcctgtgctccgagatggttgccacagatgccactgtgtacttcttctaaaacttcttttGTATTAGAAGTCGGCACATATTTTAATAGTGGTGTctaaatccctctcttgtatagagtatcatttatgatggtgtagtattgtgcctcccgttttaacctctttgcttccttcttatctgtagggagtgtttctgttttgaggtaattaattatgggagtcatccatccttgatccagacctgttatagttaggaccttttcttcttccgagattgacgagTTCTGTAGCATCtcttggatgagacttctattgttgccccctggtttggtgctggctaattttgagagtgcatcagctcgagcattttgttctcggggtatgtggcagacctCGTATtttccgagttgtccgagctgttccttggtcttgtccaagtactttttcatggtgggatccttggcttgataATTctctgctatttgtgaagtgactatctgtgagtcgctgaagataagcttttgagctccaacctctttagccagcttcaaaccagctagtagtgcttcatactcaacttggttgtttgaggcagggaacccaaatttgagggaaagttcgatttgggttccctggtcgctttcaattatcacacccgcgccacttcctgttttgtttgaggaatcgtctacatagagattccattttgtaggaattttcggggtgtctgtaaattctgcaatgaagtcggccaaatattgtgatttgatggctgtccgagcttcatattgaaggtcgaattcggacaactcgactgcctattgtaagattcttcctgctaaatctgttttctgcagaatgccttttattgactggttggtccgaaccctgatAATGTGGGCTTGGAAATACGGACGAAATCGCCGAGATGTTAATATGAGAGCAtgggcgaatttttctattttttggtagttcagttcggatctttgtagtgccttgctgatgaagtatacaggttgttgcccactgtcgtcttctcggaccagtgctgaggctactgcccgacttcctactgcgaggtacagtaTAAGTGGTTCACCTTTCCATGGcggagttaggataggtggttgtcccaggaaccttttgaaatctaggaaggcctgctcgcactccgttgtccattcgaacctcttttccttccttagagtggcatagaaggagagggatcttattgctgatccagctagaaatctggacaaggctgccaatcttccattgagttgttgtacctctttgacgcaagacgggctcttcatgtcgagtatggcccgacatttatccggatttACCTCGATTCCTccttgtgtgagcataaaacccaagaatttgccagcttctactgcgaaggtgcattttgcagggttgagtcgcatgccatgccttcttatagtgttgaatacttgggtgaggttggatagtaatgtctcttcactttgcgtctttattaacatgtcgtccacatagacttctatgatttttccgatgtggtctgcaaagaccttattcattaatctctaaTAAGTAGCTCTCACATTTTTGAGTccgaaaggcatgacgatgtagcagtagtttgcttttggggttaagaatgaagttttttcttgatcgggtgggtacatcgggatttgattgtatctcgaataagcgtccataaatgagaggtatttatattCGGAGGAGGCgtccaccagagcgtcgatacttgggagtggatagggatcctttgggcaggctttgttgagatcagtgtagtcggtgcacatccgccacttcccgtttgatttttttaccaagacgacgttagctagccatagtgggtacttgacttctcttatgaatcctgcatCCAGtaaagcttgtacttgttcttccacagcttgggatcgttctggtccgagctttctgcatctctgctgtactggccgagatcctggataaactgccagcttgtggcacattaactttgggtctatgcccggcatgtctacggctttccatgcaaagaggtcgacattgtctCTTAAAAACTGTTTTAGCgactcttttatgtctccttttaggattgtgccaatattggttgttttgtctgggacatctccgatctggactttttctacttcaccttcgggttgtggacggagttcttcctccccttgaactccaccaagttcgatggtgtggaattcttctcctctgcctctgaggtttagactttcgttataacagcggcgcccCGTCTTCTAGTCTGCTTTTATTGTAACTATTCCTTCtatggttgggaacttcatgcacaggtgtggagtcgagactattgcgtcgagctgatttaatgttgtccgacctattaaggtattgtaggctgaactcacgtcgaccacaataTAGTCTATTTTGAGcgttcttgactggtttccttttccaaaggtcgtgtgtagtgagatgtatctgagtggttggattggagtatcTCCCAGTCCaaacaggctgttcggatatgctctgagttctttttattccaggccgagtttgtcgaagacagttttgaacaagatgtcggtgGAGCTTCCCTGGTCGactagtgtgcggtggagatttgcattggccaatatgatggtgatgaccatgggatcgtcgtgtcctaagATGATGCCAGCTGCGTCGTCCTTAGTAAAAgtaattgtggggatgtcgggtgcttcctttTTTCCCTctacatgatatacttctttaagatatcttttgcaggatgatttggagattcctcctcccgcaaatcttccgtgtatcatgtggacgtgtctctctggtgtacgaggtgatcgctcagtttgtcggacatcttcgtcccttcttctttttctttgctcatcgactCGGCTGGCTAGGTATCGATCTAATTTCCATTCTCTTACCAGTttttttatgacattttttaagtcgaagcagtcgttggtggaatgtccatggattcgatggtattcacaatactcagtccgatttcctcctccctttttgcttttgagtggtcgagctgggggtattttttcagtatggcaaatttctctgtagacatccacaagggacacccgaagaggggtgtaattatggtattttttgatcttttccccatgttgatcttctttatttttggactctttatccttatcttgggaggagtaggagaattcGGATTTTgaagtctctcctagtcgagagttttcctccatgttgatgtacttctctgctcgttatTGCACTTCGtttagagatgtgggatgtttttttgatatagattggctaaaaggtccctctcgaaagccattgatgagacccataatggcggcctctgttggtagactttgtatgtccagacatgctttgttgaatcttttcatgtagctgcggagactttcccgatctccttgcttgattccaaatagacttggggcgtgcttagctttgtctttttggatgaaaaatctggccagaaacttcttggctaagtcgtcgaagcttgagatggacatagggggtagattgtcgaaccatttaattgctgtctttgttaaagtagtcgggaaggttttgcagcgaactgcatctgaggcgtccgtgaggtacattctacttctgaaattactgagatgatggctgggatctgttgtgccatcgtataaagtcatgtcaggaagtttgaagtcctttgggattttggtcctcatgatctctttggtgtgaatgggtcttggtcctcaCGGGAGTCGTCTTCGTGCCCTGATCGAGTATTTTTGGCCTTGAGatctgcttcgagttttaggagtttgtcctctaaCTCCGGCGTCGCCTAACTTCCCTTCGAAGGTCTCtctcagcttctcgttgatgctccacctctttttcgagttgttttaggcggttttgaagtgcctccatggcctCCTCATTTGGCGAATTCTTGTCTTTCTTATTttgaggagtatcttttggtgtagtatccgcgtttttgtgcggcgtcctgtcttctagatcagagtcgtggttgttgtcaaggttgtccgccatggtgatgggatgacttccaggttccccaacAACAGCGccaatattccgagggttacctgaaactgtaggtcgatctcggacgagatcttctttACTGGTTggagctgacgtgtccggctggtgggtggtggccggagctgttatgtccgacttgttggactggcaatgctgctgatcctttgtcaccggagggtggtggtacctacaagggactccgatacttaagttagcaagggtattaacaAATTTttggtagaatcagagtatgagttatacctggatgctccagtgtatttataatggtgagcagtgacctttctggagataagatagttatcttatcttatcttatcttatctttggatgaggtcatcttatctttaagggaaccgcctttatctttctaggctttggctgcctttagatttgggttgtgttccttcATTTGGGCCTTTTTGGGCCTCTatagtgatttggccgagctcttgaagaggtcggatagtctgacctgaagaggtcggtcgacttggtCGTTGAAACAtctcgggtcggacagctcgacccagggtatgaacagagaATGTGTTGGTTAAGTTATATGGAAAGACTCGATGTGGATTGGTCTTCAATGGCTGGATTCGAGATGGTAACCTCATCCTCTTGAGTAATCTTTATCAAGACAGCCACTAGCTTAGCCAATTCAACATCAGGGGTGTAGAAGTCACGTATAGAATTTCTACTAACAGTTCAGGATCATGTGAAGAAGAAAGTTCAATGGTTTTTGTTGGGCTTGGTATTTTTGTGGAGATGTGATTTCTTTGGTTATTCGAATGGGTGAGTCAAGGTTTTGTGCAATGGGAGACCTAAGGAGTGCATCGGTGTTGATTTGAGAAGCAGGATTCAAAATGGTTGGTCCTTGGGGTAATGAAAGTTGTTCTTAAGTCAAATCGACTAAAGATAGTGTTTCAATAGTCGATGGGAGGATAATTTGTATAGGTTCTGCTGAAACCACAGTCTGAGCAGAAGAGTGGGACTCTTGTGGTTCTAATCTGGGCTGGTCCTCTTGATTCTTCAATTTGAGGACGAATAAGGAAGAAGATATAGATTGCGTAACCTTCTCAACCTAGTATGTAAAAACATGGTTACAGGATAAATTTTCAGGTTTATTCGAGAAATTTGAAATCAATAAGAGTATACTTGAATGGATTTCCTTCGAAAAGGATGGCAGAATGAGGCAGCCTTTGATGAGTCTTCTGAATCTGATTTACTAGAGGAAGCAAAGACGTTTATTTGTGTTGGTTGCCCACTTTCATCAGAGGAACTCTCGATCGATGATCGAATCAGACGAAGATCGAAAAGTTAAGAACAAGGTATGTTTGAATAAATATGGTAAAAAAAGAAATCTAGAAAAGGTTCGATTGAAGGATTACCTTTTTAGAAGCTTTTATGGAAaccttttgaattttcttttttggttgtcTCTGCTTAGCTGTGGCTTCGATTTTCCTTTTTGAGGTTCTTTTCGGTGAACCTTCAGCAACCGAGAAAACTTTTATTGACGAGCCTTTGATATGGTTGAAGGTGTGACTGTATTGAGAGTAATACTTGGTCCACCATTCGACAAAGGATTTGGTAATGTATGAACTACACTCATAAAGAAGATGAGTATAGTTATCCCTGTGTTGTTGGTTGATTGTAAGGCAATGATCAATCTTTCTCTTTGAGGTAAATTTGATATGACAGAGGACATTGTCATTTTCGAGGAATAGGAATAGGAATAGCTTGAGAGAAGCCCATGTGCCTAGCAACATAATGAGGAGCATAACGAATTGCCTTAAACTGTTCTTTCTTATATTGAGGGAATCTGATTGGAATTACCTGAACAACAAGGAGATTTGCCTAGGTTTTGTTAGCTATTTCATTCTCTTCGTCATCGAAAGGGAAGATAAGGCATTTGAGCCATTGGGGGCCATAGTTTCAACGCAAGAAAGGAGTAAAATTCAAATCATTGATGTTGAAGCTTTTGCAAGAATGAAAGAGGGAGAAGATAGTCCAAAACAAGTCTTCAGTCGATTTGGCATTTTCGAAGTTGGGTTGAAAGGGGGCCAATCGAAATCCCTCAATATGTTGTTTTTCTGGAGCACTACCCCCATCCTGCTGCATGTACTTTTCGAACACAGCGTTTAACCAAAGTTGGAGGAGCCAAAGGGGGCCTCCCACATTGATCGACGAGTTGACTCGAAGACAATCAACTAGGTGTCcaagttcattaa
This window contains:
- the LOC112755288 gene encoding xyloglucan O-acetyltransferase 4; its protein translation is MAAKRDNNRYMNVGKVTPLVLVFLFFLVSLFSFFILFYSPNASTVLPNQRSDETDESLSRNNDEEEVDISEPNTPSENQYEERTCDLFKGHWVPTTSEGSTYYTNSSCRTIPDSKNCFKHGRTDSDFLNWRWKPEQCDLPRFDHKMFLELVRGKKMAFIGDSVSRNHMESLLCLLSQEETPKDIHKDSEDRYRTWYFPKHDFTLMMLWSRFIIVGEEQMINGSASGTFDLQLDKVDDDWARELPNLDYAIISGGHWFFRVMYLHEGDNLVGCVYCGQPNVTSYNSDFPLRKAFRTAFNYINNGCKECGKLVTVLRTFAPAHFENGAWNTGGYCNRTGPASESEVDPGLFEWQVRNAQMEEFEKARKEGMEKGQSFEVLDVTVAMMMRPDGHPGDHWGNKWMRGYNDCTHWCLPGPVDLWSELLLAILNKRTNLSPRGNIKS